TCAGTGTCGACTCAAATTTTGGCATCTGTTTAACCCCAAGTTTGGCTGGGACTGAAAATTTGTGGTTCAGTTGAGTTAAAACACTTATCAAATCCTTGTGACTGTGCTCGTCTAAAATTGTCACCAAGTGATAAATAAACAAGGACCCATAAGTCTCATCTCGAAAGGCATCTGAACCCAGCGTGGTTGCAAAGGATAACAGGAAATCGGAGTCCGTGTGTCAGTCTTTGAAATCACTTTGTTGTTCAACTGTTATATCTGAACGCAACAACGGAACTGGTTCTTTTTGGTCATTTCGGCATGCCTGAacgaaaaatatttttggttttcCCACCAAGGCACGACACTGTGAGGCAGAAAAGAACTCTTTGATTTTCGATATCGAAACCAGCTCCTCGTCTGTGCCAATAATGGACTCTGACTCCATGCGAGGAaataaagcaaacaaaacagTTGTGCTCCGGTTTAACGCCAACAACAGATACGGATTTCAGCTCCTCTAACAAATCCGAGCTCTTCAGATTCTCTTTGATTTCCACCATGAAGTCGAGTTTTTCGaacaaacatttcagtttttcCACGTCCTTTGCGCTACCTTTTCGGGTGGggctatttttaaaacattcattattaataattaaacagaTGCCTTTTGGATTTGCTCCCATATCGTAGTATTCGTCTCTTCTAGTTCGTATGTCACGGTCTCCATCGTTCGGCTGTTCCTGCATTATGGAATGCTCATTAATTGGTGGGTCACACTCGAAACACaactttaaaaagaaactgaaaattATAAGTCCAATGTAGTAAATCAAAGTCTCATTCAAAGCTATTTGTGGAAACAATCTGCTCATATAAGAAATAATTTCCATCATTTCGCGGTAATGCAAAGGTTTTGTTTCAGTATCTTTTTAATAAACGTTTGTTGCCTGAAATCCAGAAAGGAATTCGTTGTGTCCTTGTTTGAATGTCAGCTATGTGTAATTGaggaaatggaagcttgttttaAAACTCGTTTCACCGGGTATGCAATCCAGGAAATAGAAACTTGTTTTGAAACTCGTTTCTCTTGGTAtgcaacaattattttaaagtcgTTGTCTTTCTGTAAACTGTCGTTCGTTAGGTGGAATCCAAGAATTGTGTTCTAGTTGCTCTgcacctttttaaaaatctttaaaaaaaaaagagtagtacATCATCTCCATAAAGAATGAAGTGTGACCACGGAAATGTCGAGACCACAGGCACAGCTGGTATACCTTTATTTACGCCGCCGTTTCGTAGTAACTACAAATCCCACGAAATGTCTCTTTACAAAATACTTATTGTAGTTAGATATTACGGACGACTTTGTTAAATATTACGGGGTAACAATCGTCGTCTTTTAGAAACTTCTCGGGCGCCTATGGACTATGACTAAACAGAGTGGCTGTGTCATAACATGGAAATACCCATAACATGGAAATACCCATATGGAATTACCCATAACATGGAAATACCCATAACTAATAATAACATGCACATAAATTAAGCTAttcaaacataataaataaaataaaaaagatcgAAACGGATATTCCTTTTAGTACACTTACCACgttttgaacattaattggatataattacaaactttccgaatttatacgatttactgtattcagattgaaaccaagcgttatccttccataaacctcataaaaatacgtcatcactgaagaccaagatcgatcgaaactatttttagctggatgtgcgagaagcccaatgacccagttcggtgatcgttttaaaaatataacaaggACGTGACCTGTtttcttgattaaaaaaataagggaaactggatgagatattcatgttataaattaaaaacaattacaatatattttttatttgtttttattctgttaaaaaaaacccccaaaacatccaatagtatgtatacatgtattcctacgcttatttagtgttttaaggtacacttcttgtactgtttgtaattataagaatggtttctcattttttaggaatttatcgatgtataaaagtcacaaatgtagtataaaatcgcttcgctacgctacgcgattttataccatttgtgacttttatacatcgataaattcctaaaaaattagaaacaattcttatataagcaccaaaataatttagaactgaACTAACTAATTATCATGTTTCGTTCAATACTGTAAGTCAGAAAATATTAGACAGCATAATATTTTAGTGAATTTAGCGAgctaatatttcatgacgctaaatttaaagagacgtacattcatttcattttaacatatgttcgtgcttatatccaatgaagattcaagcacgctatcctgggcacacacctcggctatctgggctgtctgtccagcacagtgggttagttgtagtggtcttacacctacccactgagtcgttaaaattcgctctgcatgtaagccggtaccgggctgcgaacccaatacctaccagccttatgtccgatggttaactacgacaccaccgaggccggttgagaCGGGAAATACTTAATCGTAGCCACCAGGATGTAACATCTCGCGAAATGCGATTTTAAGCTACGCCCTTTTTCGTAAGCCACGCCCCATGTCATAAACTAGTCTGATATGTTTCcgcgggaaataaacataaatatgaacgaaTAGGCCTAATTCCCTagtaaattatgtcaaatatagagctgtgttattgtaacgagcatttaataaaatattaagtaatacaaatgcgtttttcaatgtgtttttttcttctaatctgtACTTCCGATGTTTTGACGTGCTTACGTAGTCCGATACACCTGCCGTCATCTCGGCAACTGAGTAACAGTGAGTTTATGACAGATGTATCGGACTACAAACAACGCTGTAAAGTTAATCGTTTGTAAacgtgacacaatattaataatacgtgaataatataatatatcgcatagtttgggtgggtgtattattatttttttttttttttttttttttttttggggggggggggggtaacatctgtatcagatatgtaaacatgaatatagtatatgtaaaaattaatatataatcgtGCGTTAATTCATAATCTACCACCTACAGGTACGGTGAGGTTAAATTGACCGAACAACTGACCTAACAATGTGGTACATGATATTTGGCtaatgtcagggctttagattgcaccagaaccggcctcggtggcgtcgtggcaggccatcagtctactggctggtaggtacagggttcggatatccagtcgaggcatgggatttttaatccagatcccttgctgccaatcggaagagtagcccatgtcaATGGGTGGCGTAAACTTGCACGGACCAGTGATCTCAAATCTGTggtcaataaaggccatggtgtgtgctatcctgccatgggaccgcaaataaaagatcccttgctgccaatcggaagagtagcccatgtagtggcgacagcgggtttcctctcaaaatctgtactATATATACTGGGGTAGATTTTGCAATtttatcagggtagattttccattttatatgtaatgttaatttcagctaaataaatgccttcttatgcagacactgaaaattaaatatgaatatgatggattaatccattatctaattgatcagggtatatttacaatttgttatttgtaattttcattttctattttt
Above is a genomic segment from Gigantopelta aegis isolate Gae_Host chromosome 7, Gae_host_genome, whole genome shotgun sequence containing:
- the LOC121377844 gene encoding caspase A-like, translating into MQEQPNDGDRDIRTRRDEYYDMGANPKGICLIINNECFKNSPTRKGSAKDVEKLKCLFEKLDFMVEIKENLKSSDLLEELKSVSVVGVKPEHNCFVCFISSHGVRVHYWHRRGAGFDIENQRVLFCLTVSCLGGKTKNIFRSGMPK